CAATAGaaatgtactaatacaagtgtctgtacttccaacatgttgtACCGCATGATATTAATCcaatttgttcatttattttcccAGGATGGAACAAGCTCtgtttgtaaatgcttgcctgctGCTGGTTTGCATTTTGTGTTGTGACAAAACCCTTATTTCATGAAGTATATTTTTTGGGCTGAATGAGAACAAGGACTTATTAAGTATATAAATAAACCTGTACGaatgattttgaatattttacttGTATCTCAAGCCTCACATAACAAATGATGTCCATATGTACCGTCATGATGTAGAACTAGGGTATAAagcccatattttctgtttgaatgtgtacaatttGGCTTGTGTGGGTATAACTTATTGACACTACAGATTACAACCAGTGACGTGGAAGAACTACCTCAGTTCCACAGTCAGTCTACCAGCTAGTcgagctgctagacctcgggtgTTCTTCCGAAACAATATGATAAGTGATGATAGCTATCGAGGCAAGCCTTCACTGCAAACTTCATTCGTTTagcgtatcggaagaaagctcAAACGTCTAGCACTGGCAGCAAGACTATCTACCAACTTGAGTTTACCATTGGACTGTGGAATAGTAGTATTTCCctgcatacattgtatattaccatggttacacaaCTCAAGGTTGTAAATCAAACAGTGTGATATGTCTATACTtgacttcttttttttatagctctgccagacaacttttTCTGagcaaatttttaaaaaagaaatttaaacaCAGCATGTGAGGTCTTACATTTGGTACAAAGAAATGAACTTTGATTTCCACCCCGATACATACCTTAGAATTTCTCCTACAATGACATTGGATACACCTATGCCAATCATTTGAATAGATGTAGTTATTCCCATTGCCGTACCAACTGTTGCCTGGGAGACCACCAAGGGAATGGATGGCCACATGCTCGCCTGTAAGAGAGAAATATGACAGATTTCCATTATACCATTACAGCAATGACAACTGACATACGTTGTAGAATGCACAGACAATGTTCTATAAGATTTCATAAGATAACAGACTGTAGTTTTGGGGGGCAGATTGTCACTATTTGAAATATTCCATCAACATTGTTAGGATCCCTAGTGAGGCAAGTATGATgtgtttatcattttgattaaaattatgtttgtttcctggttgttatttttagaatcgttctattcaattcaatttaaagTTCTTGAAAAAATTCACTGCAGTACAAAACTAGATTCAAGGATATTGTTTGTACTCATTTGCTGCTGAAAAttataaccctaaccctaacacacctgcacacgcatgcacacacacatgcacacaggcaggcaggcatgcacgCACAGGCATGCaggcacgcacacatgcacacgcacacacacacgcacacgcacacgcacgcacacgcacacgcacacacacacacacacacacacacacacacacacacacacacacacacacacacatttcaacatGCCTACACGACTGCTGAACCTCATTTCAGTTGTGCTTAAAACCGCAAAGTTAGAAAGATCCAACTTTGGATGCTGATttcagttgtttgtttgttaaaaaaactaattttgcTAATCATGGCTTACTGTTACCAATTTCTTGAAAAAGAACTTAGCAAAAGCACTGGCATAACTGCTTTTTAGACCTTCATGTTAGGTTGGAAGAAATAGAATGACGGTAATAATGGTGTACAACTTACAGCAGCTATGGAATACATGACACCAAGCCATATAGTTGAGACTAATGGATGCACATGTGTGAATGCTAATAAACCAAAGACAGGGATTGTTAAGATGGCACACACAAAAGCTAAGATACCACGCATTCCAAAATAATCCTGCAAGAGAAAGACAATTATGAATTCAACAGGTTGCTATTagtattatacattatattaatattgaaactgttcaaaagtttaaattttaaatgtatACACTGGGTTTAATTTCACTATCTCGAGTCGGTGGCAATGAAATACACGGTCCataatatttgtagatttatttGGAACACATTCATTTGCAATAGTTCCAAGAGGAATTACTGAAGGCTAGAAAATAAAACATGCCCATGTAAATGTCCACAGACAGGCTCAAAAGTCCTGAAGTGCTACTTTCCAAAATATAgcactgatgacatcactaaGCTGCATACAACCCAAGTACTGATGATATCACTAAGCTGCATACAACCCAAGTAATGATGACATTACTGAGCTGCATACAATCCAAgtactgatgacatcactaaGCTGCATACAACCCAAGTACTGACGACATCACTAAGCTGCATACAACCCaaatactgatgacatcactaaGCTGCATACAACCCAAgtactgatgacatcactaaGCTGCATACAACCCAAGTACTGATGATATCACTAAGCTGCATACAACCCAAACACGGATGACATCACTAAGCTGCATACAACCCAAgtggtgatgacatcactaaGCTGCATACAACCCAAgtactgatgacatcactaaGCTGCATACAACCCaaatactgatgacatcactaaGCTGCATACAACCCAAgtactgatgacatcactaaGCTGCATACAACCCAAgtactgatgacatcactaaGCTGCATACAACCCAAacactgatgacatcactaaGCTGCATACAACCCAagtactgatgacatcacaaagtTGCATATGGCCCAAATACTCATGAtatcactaatttgcatacttacaATTGTCAACTCAagtactgatgacatcacaaagtTGCAGTTACAATTGTCAACCCAagtactgatgacatcacaaagtTGTATACTTACAAAATATTGTCAACCTAAGTACtgatgtgatgacatcacaaagtTGCATACTTTCAATTGTCAACCCAAgtactgatgacatcactaaGTTGCATAGTTACAATTGTCAACCCAAGTACTGATGACATTAAAAAAGTTGTATACTTACAATTGTCAATCCAAgtactgatgacatcactaaGGAGACATCATAGACTGAACCTGCCATATAAGATGACACTGTGTCCGAGTAATCATATttgtatgaaataaatttaCTGCACAGAGAAGGAGAAAATAAGACAGGATCAGAAGATAAGAAGTGATAACTACATATTAAAGAATTACAATTCAGTCAAACATATGGGTAAGACTTGACTACTTTTTATACTACATTGCAGCACACATGCTTGTTCTGCTAATATGATACTTGTTGTCTGTCTAACTTCAAGTACAGCTGACAATAAATTTTACCTGGCATCAGCTACAAATGGGAAAACACCATTGTAAAAGAACATAATAGTCAATGCCAACAACCAGAATTGTAGAGACATGTATTTAATATCTCGTAGTCGAAGTTTCTTGGATTGGCTGGCTACATGTCCTTCCTGTAAGCAAATAAAAAGCCAAAATAGTTAGGAGAGGTGAGAGAGAAACACTGACAGGCTAGCTTTCCACCGCAGTACAGTACCAAAAACTATTATTATgtaactgtatgcaaatgagtgtgcCACCATTCCATAAACACAAAATCATGTGAACACACAGTCATTTATATGTGAATGAAATCTGGCAGTTTTGGCTAAATGTAtgctaaggccaaaaaaagagagaattgtttctggtcacttaaataccctgtgtcagtttttgtgtgtgtgtttatccagcccatgcagtctgcagatccgtggagAAACACAAATATATTAACCCTCCCtatttcagtgaagacaactgcagaaccaatcatgaacaagcaaatgaaatctacccccacatacacacttgctgtaaagtactaaataaaaaagaacagtaactgccataaatagtagactgagtgacacatttgttgagaattaaaaaaaaaaaatcacatcatCGCACCAtgttagacaaactgtcctgaccagaaacaatttttttttttttgggctTAACAGAACTTCATGATTAAGAGTGCCAGTGAGCGTTTGGAGCATTTGTTTCACTTTTTACTGCTACAGATAATACCaaaagcactcatgcaaatatccTAACTGGCACTTCAATACCTTGGAATTATTCACTATCTAAACTATCACATCACAGTAACATACCTGACCAAGCTGCCTAATTCCCACTATATCAAGAATGCTAAGAATGAAAGCTGATATGAAGCCTATGCCACAGAGCATTGCACCTCCCCATAATGTCCACTTTAAGCCATATTCCTTCTCAAAGTTTGGTGTTAGAAAAAAGTTTAATACACTGCcctgaaatatgaaaatatacgTGTGGCATTATTGCTCAAATGTAGCATTACTTGGAGACATATACACactattatacattgtatatacattgtatgtataagAAGATATACAGTGAAACTTCGACTGGATTTAAGAAACTCAGGCTATAATAACAAATCAAAAAGTAGTTTAATGACTCCTTAGTGCATATTGCAGAagccttcagtgtaaaacatatcatgaatattcattgtgcaaccttTGAATACATtatgtctgctgactcccatcatgcaatggccCATACCAAAAATatcctataaaggcacaagatcaacttgatgtttctctgaaattacaATTAATTATAGGActaggtgatataaaatcatgaaattactctctagaacccataatttatgtttctctatttcctggagtggtgttcccctgtactataacaaatgatatacatacatcatacatgcaaATGTAGACTGTGGCATGATTAAAAAATATAACACAGAGAGAGAGGAGCATGATGGTTCAGTCATGATGATATCGCAATTGAActccatcccccccccccccacagccccccccccccctcccatctaaaattaaaaattctaAATGCTTCATACTAAAATTCTAAAGGCTAAGCTAATATAaggaatacaaataaatgtaattaatgaGCAGATATgctattttaacaatttgatACGTTATACTTACAGCTCTTGACAGCGTTAACGTCACTCCAAATGCAAATGCCAATTCCTTGTTCCTGAACCAATACGCAGTGATACGATTCTGTACAACTGTAGATACAGATAAACGACATGATTGTCAATAACTTTATGTCATATAAAactttatgtgtatgtgttcaaGGTTCAAGAGGTCAATAAATCCTACCATATTTGAGTTCTGATACCACAACCATAAGTACCTTAGTTCCAAAGTCACATCACCACATTCCACAACAAAATCTCGTTTTtaaagtacaatactgtaaacTTAGAAACTTTCgctgaagacttattttttgcttatttcgcttgaaaacaaaaatgtgaaaataagtagtgactaaaatgccatCTTATACATAAACGCAGTGCACCGAGGCTTAGAAATATGTATTAACTAGTCTTTTTGAACTAGTTGCAAGACTGCAAAATCACAACATTTGCTAAAATATCCAGGTTCAATATGCGGAAATTATACCACTTTGTACGAGTTCGCTTTCAGTTACTTAGGCTCGCCAATCGTAACGAAACACTGATGAACAGGTCAAGTAAAGGTCACTTACTTGTTAATGAACCATTGCCTGAGCCAAACAGCAACCTTCCAACTAACATGATAGGTAACATGGCTGATGTGCCCTTGAACATGGCACCAAGGGCAAAAACTGAGGATCCCAACAAACACAGACCAGAGAACAAAAATAATCCAACTAGAAAAGAAAAGtgatacaaaaaataatcattttaaagTTCAATCACTTGAATATCTATCACTTCTGCCATATTTGGAATAGCTAGTCATTttgctgttactatgggtgttGTCcttgttgccaggcatatttgcatCAATGTTGTTCACTTGACTACAAATCATATTCCAAATGGACACTAGAGGGGCACTTTCATTAGACCAATATGGCCAAATACATGGCCAAAAATTAATGTTGTACTAAAAATTATATGCttattgataatatatattttttataaaaagttGAACAATGTACGTAATTATCTGTTAGAAGTTATAATATTGGATGGCTGGACCTTTCGGTTAATACATTTCTGCTTCTTCTTGTAAAAATTCAACAATAATGACCTCAAGGCAGATATGCTACAATAGGGTTATCTAAAGGCATGTGTGCCATCTGATATGAAATATTGCGTTACTATCATAATTGGTATCTTATCAATCTGAGCATTGCAGTCTGGATCTGTGCCATGTCACGTCCTTGTCATTGGATTACTTTACACCATATTACACATCATATCGCAAacaccagtcagtcagttggCAAGACCTTTGTACCAACAAATGATCTCCTTATATTTCCTCCAAGGCCTCATACGCTAAATCTGTCTCACATATTACTCTAATACACTACCAGTCTAGTAAACAAGTATGGACACTGTTGTGGTAGCTCTTCTTCTGTTTATTGGCCTCACTGCCTCACAACAAACCCATGACAGGGTGAAAGGAGAAGTTGGTCCAGCAACTGAAACAACACAAGATGGTGGGTGCGCCTATACGTTTATAGTACCACAAGAAAAGCTACCATCTCATTCCCATGgttcacattcacatttgtCAGAGATCTCGGAGAAATTGGAAAACATACAAATCAACCTACACCAGCTTCAAGTCAATTTGAATGTAGAATCAAGTATTCAACTGAATGGACATACAGAGAAGATCTATCCAGAGGGTAAGTCAGTTTGAATGTAGAATCAAGTATTCCACTGAATGGACATACAGATAAGATCTATCCAGTAGGTAAGTCAGTTTGAATGTAGAATCAAGTATTCAACTAAATGGACATACAGAGAAGATCTATCCAGAAGGTAAGGAGTAAAGAAACATCAACTATCATTGTGGTATGCACGCAATGATTACCAATGAaacaacatttgcatatcagagaCAGTTAGTCTTTATCACATTTATGACCTGCAGCTGATTGAACAAAATTGTGTaccaaaaaatgttttattgagAAGACATAAAAGCTTTCATTTCTGTTCTATTACAATTACCACACAAGGGATTGATGTAGCAAGTAGCTATTTGGATGTCAGTGTTctaaaaaataatcatattgCCTTCACAGACTGTCACCATGCATACATTCTAaatggcagccatcttgttgAAGGAATTCACTTCATACAACCTGAAGATTATCCAGAACCATTTGCTGTCTACTGTGAAGTTATTGATGACGGTATCTGGAACGTCATACAGCGACGTCAAGATGGATCGGTACATTTTGATAACGAATGGACAACATACAAATATGGTTTTGGTTATGTTACTGGTGAACACTGGTTGGGAAATGAAAAGATTTTCTATCTGCTtcgtagagggcgctataagTTACGAGTTGATCTGCAAGACTGGGACAATAACACTGCGTATGCTGAGTATGACTTCTTTCAGATTGGTAATGAGGACTCCAAGTATACACTACTGGTGGGAGATTATTCTGGAAATGCCTCAGACTCACTTAGTTATCATAACGGTATGAAATTTAGTACCAAAGACCAGGATAATGATGGCTATTCCGATTGCTGTGCTTGTACTGGTAGTGGAAATGGTGATGATGGATGGTGGTTTAAAAGCTGTGCCTTTTCAAATTTAAATGGCATGTACTTCCAAGATGGTGATACCTCAAGAAAGGGTGTTCTATGGTACAACTGGAAGAATAGTTATTATTCATTCAAGAAAGTTGTGATGAAAGTAGAAAAAGTTCATCCATGTTAGTTTATACATCATGACGTATACTACGACCGTGACTTATTTCTAtctttagtatacttgtattgattactgctatcaacttaaaggaaaagtccagtctgacttatttctgtctttagaacacttgtattgattactgttatcaacttacaggaaaagtccagtctgacttatttctacctttagtacacttgtattgattactgttatcaacttaaaggaaaagtctagtcagtcttatttctgtctgtagtacacttgtattaattactgctatcaacttaaatgaaaagtccagtcagaccaagggcatgaggcaacaattctggtgtctatcaacaattgaataacatgaataaagacaatatcaaaaagttccgtcaagtttataattacttcattatcttgaatcaataattaatatctaattaaaatacacagaaaaatatatacagtaacttgaaacgcgctgaaatataaatagaatacggCGGACTGGGACGTACCATGCGTAATGCATGTCTAGTCTAACGTGtgtggagtgtaccgattgtgtagcgcccccaacggtcatataaattatctgtctTGTCGCGCGCGCGCGATCGCGAgctcgaatgattcgaatctttgcAACCGTCCATAAAAGTACTGGATTTTGAAAATTCCATATGCACGAACTcgacatttgctcaatttgctcaatttgctcaattgctaaaaaaggaagggtaggacactctggtgttctttttcgtcgtaagattgaaaccacatcgccctcgttcacggacgctttctgtttcgggcaaacttacgcgtttttgtttactcagtcaaatgatgttgttacgttttctctttcattcaaaggtatattttgaagagacacagatatgacgagtaatgtttaatgattattttaacgtaattttatgaaaataatatagaccggaatcgactgtgtgttcgagcctaccgtAACTCTACAGCATCAAATATTGATtacaccaagatattatcaattgtgtttttgtttatatccctcgcaaaagatgcaccgtttcggagcttcagttcatataatatgctgttttcggcaatctgttttactgtcccgcaaacgccacaatgtactgaaacatgcgaaatatatacctcaccacaagagggcagcaggtggtatcaagcttcgagcgaaaattcatgggtcacatgttcgaattgaagcgtcctgattggtGTATTCGATGCCatgtcctacccctctgtattacaagtttaagcaaggaatgcgTTTGAGCTCGAGCTTGAGCACGGCAAGCAGCGCGTCACACATCGAAgcgtcagctgtcgcgagcgaactaagcgtcgattttgcatgCACCATGATCATGTTCCATTTAAATCATTACAGACAAGATCTATCCGTAtagtttcttttcctttattctcttttggagtcttccatatttatataaacttttttctgcgattattaaaaatgtttcattttttaaaagaccggaaagtgtacaaatatatacccaaaataacaaatatgtgtagacgtgtataatgagtttattaaaataaactacaaataaagaagtaagtatgtaaatgtgactcatagctaacttgggcctttattacctggatatcattatcatttttgggtttcaccagaattgttgcctcatgcccctggtcagacttatttctgacATCTTCAACAAAACAATGTAAGTCTCATAATCATTTACATTCTTTTACCAGAATGCATATTTACATGTCAGttcatatattgttatttttgcaaaaaaaaaaaaatactgaccacaatttggctgttactatgggtatGGTATAGTGGTCACTAGGCACAgatgtgtttgaaaatgattatttactTACCTAATAACCATCCTTTTTATTACGAAGATATTGGAATTTTAAGTCAAATACGTTATGAACAACTACATATACAAAACTCAAAACTATTCTACTTACTTGTAATTGCAGTAgctttttgatttatttcaaatgtgaagcgTCTATGAGCACTGTCGTGGATatatggcgctatataaatgtttattattatattattatattattataactgtgttatgtgtatacatgtatgcgtGCACGCATATACATGCATGAacccacacacccacacacccacacacatgcacgcacgcgcgcacgcacacacacacacacacacacacacacacacattacctCTACTTATGTATAATTACTGGCAATGTTGGTGAATTTACTTGGTTAGGGACTGTCTTATCTGTAACTTTTGCACTCTATATGAATAAACAATCCATACATATACTTACTTCTATTGCCTAGCTTGTCAATCAGATAGCCAGCTCCTAAAACCACCACAGCATTACTGTTTGAAGACAAACAATTAAGAAATTGTGTTAATTCTTATGCACAACCATTGCCTTCATCTTGTAGCTATTACCAGCTATTCAGTAACTACAGACTTGTCATGGTCAGGTCTCACAGACTGAGGCTACAGTTTAGTTTACATAATGGTGGACAATGTCACAATGGTAATTGTCTGGGGTAGCTTACAGTACGTAGTCTTGTCATGGTCAGGCCCCACAGACTGAGGCTGCAGTTTAGTTTACATAATAGTGGACAATGTCACAATGGTAATTGTCTGGGGTAGCTTACAGTACGTAGTCTTGTCATGGTCAGGCCCCACAGACTGAGGCTGCAGTTTAGTTTACATAATGGTGGACAATGTCACAATGGTAATTGTCTGGGGTAGCTTACAGTACGTAGTCTTGTCATGGCCAACTCTAACAGACTGAGGCTACAGTGTGACCTGTCACCATGgtaagtctctgggctagcaAATCCAAAATGGGCCTTTAAGGGCAATTTTGATTATTTCTAAGGTTTGAATTACATGTAGAAACAGTCTGTGTACAGAAATAAGTTTGATACATGACTTGATGAATATGTTAATCAGTGTTTTCTACTTGTCAATTAGTGTTCCAAGTAGTGGAACTCATAACCATAattgtggtacatgtatgcaaattttacaagattGTAATATCCTTCTCTGTAACAGGGACTTTAACCTTTGTAAAAAACTGACGCTTGTTGACTTATGTCAAATCAAAAGCATTTCCAACACTGATTTATGCACAGAAATAGACATAGGTCACTGACTGGCAATTGAAGATttcttaaaaatgaaaatgggtGTTTATTACTGATGGGGAATTTTAGACTAGCTAGATTTCAGAATGACAATTTGGAGATTCCTCTTTTCTGAGACACACGGTGAAAGAACATGAAATTC
The Glandiceps talaboti chromosome 6, keGlaTala1.1, whole genome shotgun sequence genome window above contains:
- the LOC144436121 gene encoding lysosomal dipeptide transporter MFSD1-like isoform X2, whose amino-acid sequence is MIHASQGEYRFIILFFNCMLTFGSYFCFDMPSVLQDVFQGNLSCPNTTHHHSNSSSGNSSNISSDCVEGLGMTPDEYNLLYAIYAWTNAVVVLGAGYLIDKLGNRIGLFLFSGLCLLGSSVFALGAMFKGTSAMLPIMLVGRLLFGSGNGSLTIVQNRITAYWFRNKELAFAFGVTLTLSRAGSVLNFFLTPNFEKEYGLKWTLWGGAMLCGIGFISAFILSILDIVGIRQLGQEGHVASQSKKLRLRDIKYMSLQFWLLALTIMFFYNGVFPFVADASKFISYKYDYSDTVSSYMAGSVYDVSLVMSSVLGLTIASMWPSIPLVVSQATVGTAMGITTSIQMIGIGVSNVIVGEILSIRSLEELLRWKYVMIFLLANALACVATTVILNIVDKKRGGSLNMSRFEMTSRRELDRRADYPLPEEDDSEPTEKDRLLPDKASEGSIN
- the LOC144436121 gene encoding lysosomal dipeptide transporter MFSD1-like isoform X1, which encodes MIHASQGEYRFIILFFNCMLTFGSYFCFDMPSVLQDVFQGNLSCPNTTHHHSNSSSGNSSNISSDCVEGLGMTPDEYNLLYAIYAWTNAVVVLGAGYLIDKLGNRIGLFLFSGLCLLGSSVFALGAMFKGTSAMLPIMLVGRLLFGSGNGSLTIVQNRITAYWFRNKELAFAFGVTLTLSRAGSVLNFFLTPNFEKEYGLKWTLWGGAMLCGIGFISAFILSILDIVGIRQLGQEGHVASQSKKLRLRDIKYMSLQFWLLALTIMFFYNGVFPFVADASKFISYKYDYSDTVSSYMAGSVYDVSLVMSSVLGLTIDYFGMRGILAFVCAILTIPVFGLLAFTHVHPLVSTIWLGVMYSIAAASMWPSIPLVVSQATVGTAMGITTSIQMIGIGVSNVIVGEILSIRSLEELLRWKYVMIFLLANALACVATTVILNIVDKKRGGSLNMSRFEMTSRRELDRRADYPLPEEDDSEPTEKDRLLPDKASEGSIN